One Benincasa hispida cultivar B227 chromosome 5, ASM972705v1, whole genome shotgun sequence genomic window carries:
- the LOC120077574 gene encoding uncharacterized protein LOC120077574: MSSIGQSILMALAVTLNKFASSNVQSVQRNQANKPRTATATTGSTIGRRGLLLSAVAAAAATPEEAVDSRTELLKRYLKKSEENKEKNDKERLESYYKRNYKDYFEFVEGSVKNKNELSEAEKGIIEWLKRNK; encoded by the exons ATGAGTTCCATAGGCCAAAGCATTCTGATGGCCCTCGCCGTCACTCTCAACAAATTTGCTTCCTCAAACGTTCAATCCGTTCAGAGAAACCAAGCCAACAAGCCTCGCACCGCCACCGCCACCACCGGTTCTACAATCGGAAGAAGAGGCCTCCTATTGTCCGCTGTTGCCGCCGCTGCCGCCACACCTGAAGAAGCCGTGGACTCCAGAACCGAGCTGCTAAAAA GGTACCTCAAGAAGTCtgaagaaaacaaagaaaagaatgacAAGGAG AGATTGGAAAGTTACTACAAGCGAAATTACAAAGATTATTTTGAGTTTGTTGAAGGATCAGTGAAGAATAAGAACGAACTTTCAGAAGCTGAAAAAGGTATTATTGAGTGGCTTAAACGAAATAAATGA